One genomic region from Myripristis murdjan chromosome 7, fMyrMur1.1, whole genome shotgun sequence encodes:
- the LOC115361439 gene encoding nuclear factor 7, brain-like, whose amino-acid sequence MASASYMEDLTCSICLTIFTDPVSLLCGHSFCRECITNSLSIKDKCPQCRTTVPKEEKYLPTSHILKSLAEKAKEAEKIKTKQRDETTGVSESLCPEHEEKLKLFCETDQQLACVICRDGEKHDGHKFKPIREAATSLRRELEKGMEHLPDDIHAIDSLANMQREEITKIQVMSQQLMTQISTQFEEMHQFLRQREEEIKNELKEKKTEAVEEMTEKLQAMDLALSESRELQVKMTAALEICNSVKFLQSWTEVNNMLTPECLFRPRANDLQVAHTSLSLGPYESHLQFFVWKEMLQVVKPRAELLSLRGKNTDVTVSDDGRSLLCTPKSSQSQSGLSFGSTRAGDFVDFSSNQRSSFDQMDFSFIWVWPSQELF is encoded by the exons ATGGCTTCTGCTTCTTACATGGAGGATTTGACTTGTTCTATCTGTCTGACTATCTTCACTGATCCAGTGAGCCTTCTCTGTGGCCACTCTTTCTGTAGAGAATGTATCACCAACTCTCTGAGCATAAAGGACAAATGTCCACAGTGTCGGACAACTGTTCCAAAAGAGGAGAAATATCTCCCAACCAGCCACATTCTGAAAAGCCTTGCTGAGAAAGCTAAAGAAGCTGAGaagataaagacaaaacagagagatgagacCACAGGg GTTTCTGAGTCTTTGTGCCCTGAGCATGAAGAAAAGCTGAAACTGTTCTGTGAAACAGATCAACAATTAGCCTGCGTCATATGCCGAGATGGGGAGAAGCATGATGGACACAAATTTAAACCAATCAGAGAAGCAGCTACATCTCTGAGGCGGGAGCTGGAGAAGGGTATGGAGCACCTTCCTGATGACATCCATGCCATAGATAGCCTAGCCAATAtgcagagagaagaaataacaaaaatccaGGTGATGTCCCAGCAGCTGATGACCCAAATCAGCACCCAGTTTGAGGAGATGCATCAGtttctgagacagagagaagaagagataaAGAATGAGctaaaggagaaaaagacagaggctGTAGAGGAGATGACTGAGAAGTTACAGGCGATGGACCTGGCTTTGTCTGAGAGTAGAGAGCTGCAGGTGAAGATGACAGCAGCTCTGGAAATTTGCAACTCAGTGAAGTTCTTGCAGAGTTGGACTGAAGTGAACAACATGCTGACTCCAGAGTGTTTGTTCAGGCCCAGAGCAAATGATCTGCAGGTGGCCCACACTTCTCTGAGTTTGGGTCCTTATGAAAGTCACCTGCAGTTCTTTGTGTGGAAGGAGATGCTTCAGGTGGTCAAGCCCCGGGCAGAGCTGCTCtcactgagaggaaaaaatacagatgTAACTGTGTCTGATGACGGACGCAGTTTGCTTTGTACTCCCAAAAGCAGCCAATCTCAATCAGGTTTATCATTTGGCTCTACCAGAGCCGGAGactttgttgatttcagctctaACCAACGATCTAGCTTTGATCAAATGGACTTTTCA TTCATTTGGGTCTGGCCAAGCCAGGAGCTCTTTTGA
- the LOC115361440 gene encoding nuclear factor 7, brain-like codes for MASASYMEDLTCSICLTIFTDPVSLLCGHSFCRKCITNSLSIKDQCPQCRTTVPKEEKYLPTNHILKSLAEKAKEAEKIKREQGDETTGVAQFLCPEHEEKLKLFCETDQQLACVICRDGERHDGHKFKPTKEAATSRRRELEKGMEHLSDDINAIESLANTQREEITKTHVMSQQLMTQISTQFEEMHQFLRQREEEIKSELKEKKTEAVEEMTETLKVMDLALSERRELQVKMTAALEISDAVKFLQSWTEVNNMLTPECLFRPRANDLQVARTSLSLGPYESHLQFFVWKEMLQVVKPQAELLSLKSYRGDLTVSDDGRSLLCMPNKRLQRAFGFERHLPSKTSHCKLDYKTLTDRHFKLRIHIVDESDAREHAFSVNEFSSGQHYWETEVGKGGYWELGVKGHFLKYDGQKYVISNQSSETELTFTDRPRKIGVYLNCSSKELSFYDADKMKHVHTLSSSLMSLPVSAYFNIGPSEDIDPNPLTVCWY; via the exons ATGGCCTCTGCTTCTTACATGGAGGATTTGACTTGTTCTATCTGTCTGACTATCTTCACTGATCCAGTGAGCCTTCTCTGTGGCCACTCTTTCTGTAGAAAATGTATCACCAACTCTCTGAGCATAAAGGACCAGTGTCCACAGTGTCGGACAACTGTTCCAAAAGAGGAGAAATATCTCCCAACCAACCACATTCTGAAAAGCCTTGCTGAAAAAGCTAAAGAAGCTgagaagataaagagagaaCAGGGAGATGAGACCACAGGG GTTGCTCAGTTCTTGTGCCCTGAGCATGAAGAAAAGCTGAAACTGTTCTGTGAAACAGATCAACAATTAGCCTGCGTCATATGCCGAGATGGGGAGAGGCATGATGGACACAAATTTAAACCAACCAAAGAAGCAGCGACATCCCGGAGGCGGGAGCTGGAGAAGGGTATGGAGCACCTTTCTGATGACATCAATGCCATAGAGAGCTTAGCCaatacacagagagaagaaataacaaaaacccaTGTGATGTCCCAGCAGCTGATGACCCAAATCAGCACCCAGTTTGAGGAGATGCATCAGtttctgagacagagagaagaggagataaAGAGTGAGctaaaggagaaaaagacagaggctGTAGAGGAGATGACTGAGACGTTAAAGGTGATGGACCTGGCTTTGTCTGAGAGGAGAGAGCTGCAGGTGAAGATGACAGCAGCTCTGGAAATTTCTGACGCAGTGAAGTTCTTGCAGAGCTGGACTGAAGTGAACAACATGCTGACTCCAGAGTGTTTGTTCAGGCCCAGAGCAAATGATCTGCAGGTGGCCCGCACTTCTCTGAGTTTGGGTCCTTATGAAAGTCACCTGCAGTTCTTTGTGTGGAAGGAAATGCTTCAGGTGGTCAAGCCccaggcagagctgctctcacTGAAAAGTTACAGAGGGGATTTAACTGTGTCGGATGACGGGCGCAGTTTGCTTTGTATGCCCAATAAAAGACTTCAGAGAGCCTTTGGCTTTGAAAGACATTTGCCTTCAAAAACATCACACTGTAAGCTTGATTATAAAACACTGACTGATAGACACTTCAAGTTAAGGATACATATTGTTGATGAGTCTGATGCTAGAGAACATGCATTCAGTGTCAATGAGTTCAGCTCAGGGCAGCATTACTGGGAGACAGAGGTTGGAAAAGGGGGTTACTGGGAATTAGGGGTGAAAGGTCATTTCCTCAAGTATGATGGCCAAAAATATGTCATCTCCAATCAGTCTTCAGAAACAGAGCTAACATTTACAGATAGACCTCGAAAGATTGGGGTTTACCTAAACTGCTCCTCCAAGGAGCTTTCCTTCTACGATGCAGACAAGATGAAACATGTTCATACTCTGAGCTCAAGTCTCATGTCCCTGCCAGTGTCAGCTTATTTTAACATTGGACCCAGTGAGGACATAGATCCTAATCCTCTGACAGTGTGCTGGTACTGA